GCGGTGTTCGAGGTCGAGGTAATAGGTGGTGACGTCGGTCTGCGCGCGGTTCCAGCGCGCACCGGTGTAGGTCGAGCGGGGCAGGTCGACTGCCTTGCCGGTGGCATAGCGGGGGATGCCGCGCAACATCGGCCGGGATTGCTGGCGGTTGTAGCTGATGCCGGCACCCACGGTGGTGGCATCGTTCAGGTCGATATCCAGCGCGCCGTACAGGGAGTGGGACTTGCTCCAGGCATAGTCGATGAAGCTGTCGCTCTGGTCCTCGTCGGCGACCATCCGCCCGCGTACCCGTCCGTCGGCGGTCAGCGGGCCGCCGGCGTCCAGTTGCAAGCCATAGTGGTCCCAGGAGCCGGCCTTGCCGGTGACGGTGACGCTCGGTGCGGCCTGGCCACGTTTGCGCACCAGGTTGATCGCCCCGCCTGGGCTACCGGTGCCTTGCAGCAGACCGGAGGCGCCGCGCAGGACCTCCACCCGGTCGAAGAACACCAGGTCCTGGGTCGCCCAGTTGCCCAGCGAGTAGTTGTTGCGTGGGATCGGCACACCGTCGTATTGCCAGTCGTCGATCTGGAAACCTCGCGAGGTCACTACCACGCCAGGTCCGATGCCCTGGGCGCCAACCAGGCCGGTGGTGTGGTTGAGCGCATCCTGCAGGTCGGTGATGCCCTGGTCATCCAGCTGCTTGCGGGTGATCACCGTCACCGACTGGGGGATCTCCTTGAGCGTGTGCACGCCTTTGCCCAGGGTCACCGCCCGCGCCGCGTAGGAGCCACTGCCTTCGCTGGTGGCATCGAGGTAGTTGTCGGTGACGCTGGTGCTGCCCAGCTCCAGCACGTTGCCCCCCAAGCTGGCCGGTGCGACGCTGAAGTGCCCGCCAGGGGTGACCCGAAGTTGCAGGCCACTGCCGGCCAGGGCGGCTTGCATGGCCTGTTCGGTGGTCATCTGGCCGACCACTGCGGGCGCCTGCTTGCCACGCACCAGCTCGGGCTCCAGGGCGATGATATGGCCGCTCTGGCTGGCGATGCGGTTGAGGGTGGTCGCCAGGCTGGCGGGCGGCAGGTCGAACGCCAGGGGCTGTGCCTGGGCGAGGGGGCTCAGGCAGCTCAAGGTGGCGACGAGGGGCAAGGCGCGGGGCCAGGGGTTGTGCACGGTGTTCTCCCGATTGAAGTTGGCTGTCAGGAGAGAGGTGGGATGAGAAACGAAAACCGGACACCCTTGCGAATGATTTTCAATAAAAACTTTCAGGGCGCATCTTTTGCCCCGATCAAGGTCAGCCACGGCCCGTAGTGGGTGAGGCTGATCGGCAGGGTCTCTGCCAGCGCAATCAGGGCCTGGCGTGGTTGATCCAGGGGGAACACGCCCTGTACGCGCAGGTCGCCCACGGCCGGGGCCAGGCGTAGGTAGCCACGCTGGTAGGGGCGCAGGGCGTCGATGACCGCGTGCAGGGGTTCGTCGAGGACTTCGAGGCGGCCGTCGAGCCAGGCGGCGCGCTGGCGTTGCTCGTCCGCCAGCGGCTCGATGCCAGACCCGCGCAGCAGGGCGGCCTGGCCTTCGTGCACATCTTGCCAGTGGCCATCGGCCAGGCTGGCGCGCACGCTGTGCTGCAGCACTACCACGCGGGTGGCGTTGGCCTCCTGGCTGACCAGGAAGCGCGTGCCGAGTGCCTGCACCTGCCCCTGTGCCGTGCGTACCCGCAGTGGCCGGCGTGGGTCCGGGGCGACCTGGATCAGCAGCTCGCCACGGCGCAGCACCAGCAGGCGCTGGCCGTCATCGAAGCGCAGGTCGACGGCACTGGCACTGTTCAGCTCGAGGCGGCTGCCATCGGCCAGGGTGAAGCCGCGCCGTTCACCGCTGGCGGTGTGCAGGTCGGCCAGCCAGCCCTGGGCGGCGTCGCTGCGCCAGCCGCTCCAGGCCGCGCCACCGAGCAGGCCCAACCCAGCCAGGCCACGCAGCACCTCACGGCGCGAGTGGTTCGGTTGGAGCAACAGCCGGCGCGCCTCGGCGGCATGGCCTGGGGCGTTGTGCTCCAGGGCCCTCAGTGCGGCGCAGGAGCGGCCGAGGCGTTGCTGCAGCAGGTCCCAGGCGTGTTGATGGGCGGGGGCCTGGCGCAGCCAGTGTTCGAAGCGCGCGAGCAGTGCAGCGTCGGGTGCGCGGGCGTTGAGTTCGACCATCCAGTCGATGGCCGCTTCGCCGATGGGGTCCAGGGTGGTCATGGCTGGGCCTCGCTCAGGTAGCACTGGCGCAGGGCCTGCTTCATGTAGCGGCTGACGGTTCGTTCGCTGATTTTCAGCCGGGCGGCGATCTCGACGTAGCTCAGGCCATCGAGCTGGCTGTACAGGAACGCGGTCTTGACGATGGTCGGCAGGCCGTCCAGCACCTGGTCGATGGTTACCAGCGCCTCGATCAGCAGCAGTTGCTCTTCGGCAGACGGTGCCACTTGCTCAGGCAACAGTGCCAGGCGCTCCAGGTAGGCCTGTTCCAGTTGGCGGCGGCGATGGCGGTCGAAGATCAGGCGGCGAGCGATGGTGGACAGGTAGGCGCGCGGCTGTTGGATGCTCTCGGGGTCGACCCGGGCGCCGAGCATCTGGCAGAACGCCTCGGCGGCGGTGTCTTCGGCATCGGCACGGTTGCGCAGGCGTTTCTGGATATGTTGGAGCAGCCAGCGGTGGTGGTCGCTGAAGAAGAAGCCCAGCTTGCGGGTCGAAGTGCTGTCCAACGCAGGATATCCAGTCGTGAGTGTGAATCGTTCTCAATACTAGCCGGGACAATTGTCAGCTCGCAACTGGGGTATCGTCACAACCTCTCGCGCCGCTGCCCGAAGCAGCGGCGCGCAAGCCTCAGGCCGCCGCTTCGCGGTCTTCGAACAGTGTCTGGCCCAGTGCGTGAGCCGGCGCCAGGAAACTGCTACCGGGCTCGATCTCACTGTCGGTGAACAGGGTCGAGCTCAGGACCTTGGCACCGCAGTAGTCGAAAATGCCGTGCTCGATCTGCACGCGCATCGCCCCGCCATAGCCATGCCGGTCGAAGGTACCGGCGTCGGCGCCGGCCACGCCGACCAGGTGCGCGGTTCGGCCCTTGAGCAGCTTGTTGATCTTGCCTTCGGCGGTATAGGCGAACGCCCAGCCATGGCTGAACACGCGCTCGACCCAACCCTTGAGCAGGGCGGGCAGCGACCACCAGTAGACGGGGTAGACCAGCACCAGGGTGTCGGCGCGGTCGATGCGTGCCTGTTCGGCCAGCACATCCGCAGGTGGTGCGGCCTGCAGGCGGTGGACGGCGTGGTCGGCCAGGCCAAAGCGCGGGTCGAAGCCTTCGCGAGCCAGGTCGGCGAATTCGCTGGTGTGGCCGGCGGCGCGCAGGCCGGCGGCGACCTGCTCGGCGATGGCGTGGGTGAGGGAGTCGGGGTCGTGGTGGCCAATGACGATCAGGGCATGCATGGCTGGTTCTCCAGAAGCAGGGTGCATGAATGGGGCGAGCGCTATATACTCGCAGTAAGTTACCGTTGGTAAGTTACTTTTGGTAGGTAATCAATGTCAAGCGATGAACAACCTACGGCGCGCAGGCGCCTGTCCCGTGAGGAGCGTCGCCGGCAGTTGCTCGACGTGGCCTGGCGGCTGGTGCGTGAAGAAGGGACCGATGCCTTGAGCCTTGGGCGCCTGGCCGAGCAGGCTGGGGTGACCAAGCCTGTGGTGTACGACCATTTCGAAACCCGTACCGGGTTGCTGGTGGCGTTGTATCAAGAGTACGACGCGCGCCAGACCGCCATGCTCGACAGCGCCCTGGCGGGCAGCACGGCCGATCTGCCGGGCAGGGCCTGGGTGATCGCCGAGGCGTATGTGGATTGTGTGATGAGTCAGGGGCGGGAGATTCCGGGCGTCAGCGCGGCCCTGGCCGGCTCGCCGGAGCTGGAGGCGCTCAAGCGTGTTTATGAGGGGCCGTTCCTCGCCAAGTGCCGTGAGGCGTTGCAGCCGTTCTCGGCCGCAGGCCGCATCGGCCAGGCCGGGATGCGGGCGCTGGTGGGGGCGGCGGAGGCGTTGTCCCAGGGCGCGGCGGCCGGTGAGCTGGAGGCGCGGGAAGCCAAGGAGGAGTTGCAGGCAACCATCGTGGCGATGGTGGGGCGGCATTGATCAGGCCTGACGGCTCCTACCAGTTGGTCGCGGGGGCGGGCTACCAGTTGAACAGCTCCCGCCGCGCACCTTCGGTGATCGCGATGATCCCGGGATGCTTGACCTTCCTCTCCACCGAGATGGCATAGAACGACTCATTCACCGCCTCGGTCTGGCCGATCAGGCGCACGCCATACTGCCGGCACACTTCTTCGGCGATCACGCTGGGGGCGACGAAGATCCCGCTGCCGGACTGCCCGAACGCCTGCATCAACGCACTGTCATCGAACTCGCCGACGATCCGTGGCTGCACTTGCTGCTCGGCCAGCCAGCGCAGCAGGCGGCTGCGCACCACGGTCTCCTGGCCGGGGATCAGCAGCGGCGCGTCGTCCAGGCAGGCGGGGAAGGGTTTGTCGAGCAACTCTGCCAGGGCGTGGGTGGCGAAGAAGCTCAGGCCGCATTCGCCGAGTTTCTGGCTGTAGCCCTTGATGTCCAGGTGGCTGGGCATCGGGCTGTCGGAGATCACCAGGTCCAGGCGCTGGATCGCAAGGTCCGCGAGCAGGCGCTCGAGTTTGTCCTCGCGGCAATTGATGCGCAGCACCTCGTCCAGCTCCATGGTCGGTGCCAGCAGGCGATAGACGATCGACTTGGGCACCACGTCGGCCACCCCCACGCGGAACAGGATCTGTTCTTGCGGCCCAGCACGCAGCATGGCTTCCAGCTCGCCGCCTATCTGGAACATCTGCTCGGCATAGACCAATGCCTGGCGCCCTGTCTCGGTGAGTTCCAGTTGGCGGCCGACGCGCTGGAACAGTTCGAGGTTCCAGGTCTGCTCGAACAGGCTGATCTGGCCGCTGATGGTCTGCGGGGTAAGGTTCAGTTGCTCGCTGGCGCGGGCGATGCTGCCGGTCTTGGCCACGGCCCAGAAATAGTGGAGTTGGCGGTAGTTGAGCATGGCGCGTCCATATTCGTAAAAACCGAAGTATATACGCTGAAAATACGAATTTTCCGGATGTTTCAGTCTCTCTAGAATGCGATCCCATCAGGCGCATGACGCGCCGCACGGTATTCGACAAGCGAGGACCCCATGCTACAACTCAAATCCATTGGTACACCGCTGGTGCTGGCGCTGGCACTGTTCGCAATTTCCGGCTGCGACCAGGCCGAGAAGTCCGCCCAGCAGATGCTCGACCAGGCGGCCGAAACGGCCAAGCAGGCCATCGACAAGACCAACGACGCCGCCCAGGAAGCCCTGAGCGAGGCTATCGGCAGTGATGGCGATAAGGCCAAGGCCGAAGACGACAAGAAAGACACCCAGGACATCTGAGAGCAGGACTGACCCATGGAATATTTGCTGGAACTCGCCGCAAGCCCCACCGCCTGGGTTGCCCTCGCCACCCTGGTGGCCATGGAGGTCGTGCTCGGCATCGACAACCTGATCTTCATCTCCATCCTCACCAACAAGCTGCCTGAGCAATACCGCTCCAAAGCCCGCCGCATCGGTATCAGCATGGCCCTGGTCATGCGCCTGGCGCTGCTCAGCACCGTGGCCTGGATCGTCCAGCTGACGGAGCCGGTGGTCGAGGTGTTCGGCCACACGTTCTCGTGGAAGGACATGATCCTCATTGCCGGTGGCCTGTTCCTGCTGTGGAAGGCGACCAAGGAAATTCATGAAAGCGTCGACCCCCATGGCGCCAAGGAAGAGTCCAAGGTCGGTAGCACCGTGACCATTGGCTTCACCGCGGCGATCTTCCAGATCCTGCTGCTGGACATCGTTTTCTCGATCGACAGCATCATCACCGCCGTGGGCATGACCGAGCACCTGCCGATCATGATCATCGCCGTGATCAGCGCCGTGATCGTGATGCTGGTGGCCGCCGACCCGCTGGCCAAGTTCATCAACGACAACCCGACCGTGGTGATGCTGGCCCTGGGCTTCCTGATCATGATCGGCATGACCCTGATCGCCGAAGGCTTCGGCGCCCATGTACCGAAGGGCTACGTGTACGCGGCCATGGCCTTCTCGACCGCGATCGAGATCCTCAACATCATGGCGCGTCGGGCACGTCTGAAGCGTGAGGCGGCTGAAGGGTAATCAAGCGCCAAGCTGCATGTGAACGACAAGAGGGGGCCACTGGCCCCCTCTTGTCGTTCATGGCTCGGAGACCGTTTCCGTCAATGTGCCCCGACATGGCGCCGCGCACGGCGCACGGGCTGTGGCTTGGCCAGGGCCTGAGGGGGCAGGTGGTGAGGGTGGGAGTGCCGCCGCACGATGCGCAGCACGCCCCAGAGCATGGCGGCCGCTACGCTCAGCCACATGCCGACCAGTATGAGAATTGCCATTGTCAGGCTCATGTGTGCCTCCTTCTCTCCGGCAAGCCGTGCTTGCCGTCCAGACACAGCTTCAGTCTAGCGCGACGCCTGTGACGTTCCATTGACCGAAGGTCTAGTGCTTGGGCCGTTTCGTTCCAAGCCCGTGCCGGGCTATACCCGCAGGCGCCCGACGCCTATGATCTGTGCCCAGGGCCGGGCGTCGCCTGCCTGGCATCGGAACAAGCGAGTGCCCATGTTGCAACATTCCCCCAAGTCCCGTATCCGCGGCCCACGCCGCCTGCTGGCAGCTTGCCTGGTGGCCGCCACGTTGTCCGGTTGCGCCAGTGCACCGCCGGCATCGCTCAACAGCCTGCCGCAACGGGTCGAGATCAGCAGCGTGCCGTTCTACCGTGGCAACGCCAACCACAGCGGTTCGATGGCCCTGGCCGCGGTGCTGTCGCAGAAAGGCGCGCCGATCACCCCTGGCCTGCTGGACAAGTCGCTGGGCCTGCCCAAGGATGCAGATAGGCTGGACACCGGCATCCCCCGGGTGGCCCGCGAGTACGGCATGGTCGTCTATCCCCTGGACAAGCGCATCGATGCCTTGCTGGCGCAGGTGGCCGCGGGCTATCCGGTGCTGGTGCGCTACCAGGAGGGGTCGGCCTGGTGGAGCGAGGCGCGCTATGCGGTGTTGATCGGTTATGACCGTTACAAACAGCGTGTGCTGCTGCGTTCGGGCATGCATCGCCGCCAGTTGCTGAGCTTCGCTGACTTCGAGTCGGCGTGGGCGAAGGAGGGGAGTTGGGCGGTGCTGGTACAGTCGCCACGGCAGGTGCCGGCCCAGGTGGATCGCCAGCGCTGGTTGCAGGCGGCCGATGAACTGGCCCGCGCGGGGCAGGAGATCGCGGCGAAGCAGGCGGTCAACAGCCTGGGGCATTGAGGTTGAAATGATCGCGGGGCAAGCCCGCTCCCACGATGATCGTGGGAGCGGGCTTGCCCCGCGATGGATTCACATCAGAAGCCCAGGCGGTCGCGCAGGCTGTAGTACCAGGCACCGATGGCGCTGAATGGCACGCGCAGCATCTGACCACCCGGGAACGGGTAGTGCGGCAGGCCGGCGAACGCGTCGAAGCGTTCGGCCTGGCCGCGCAGGGCTTCGGCCAGCACCTTGCCCGCCAGGTGGGTGTAGGTTACGCCGTGGCCCGAGCAACCTTGCGAGTAATAGATGTTGTCGCCGATACGGCCGACCTGCGGCAGGCGCGACAGGGTCAGCAGGAAGTTGCCGGTCCAGGCGTAGTCGATCTTGACGTCCTTGAGTTGCGGGAAGGCCTTGAGCATCTTCGGACGGATGATCGCCTCGATGTTCGCCGGATCGCGCGCACCGTACACCACGCCACCGCCGAAGATCAGGCGCTTGTCGCTGGTCAGGCGGTAGTAGTCGAGCAGGTAGTTGCAGTCTTCGACGCAGTAGTCCTGCGGCAGCAGGGTGCGGGCCAGCTCCTCGCCCAGCGGCTCGGTGGTGATCACCTGGGTGCCGCATGGCATGGACTTGGCGGCCAGTTCCGGCACCAGGTTGCCCAGGTAGGCGTTGCCGGCGACGATGATGAATTTGGCGCGGACCTTGCCCTGTGGGGTGTGCACTACCGGGTTGGCGCCACGCTCGATACGTACGGCCGGGGTCTGCTCATAGATGATGCCGCCCAGCGACTCGACCGCGGCGGCTTCGCCCAGGGCCAGGTTCAACGGGTGGATGTGGCCGCCGCTCATGTCGAGCATGCCGCCGACATAGCTGTCGCAAGCCACCACTTCACGGATGCGCTTCTGGTCCATCAGCTCGAGCTGAGTGTGCCCAAAGCGTTCCCACAGGCGTTTCTGCGATTCCAGGTGGCCCATCTGCTTGCTGGTCAGCGCGGCGAACACGCCGCCGTCCTTCAGGTCGCACTGGATGTTGTACTTGGCCACGCGCTCACGGATGATGCGCCCGCCTTCGAAAGCCATCTGGCCGAGCAGTTGCGCCTGCTTGGGGCCGACGGTGCGTTCGATGACATCGATGTCGCGGCTGTAGCTGTTGACGATCTGGCCGCCGTTGCGGCCCGAGGCGCCGAAGCCGACCTTGGCGGCCTCGACGATGCTCACCTTGAAGCCGTTCTCCAGCAGGAACAGGGCGCTGGACAGGCCGGTGTAGCCGGCACCGATGATGCATACATCGGTTTCCACCTCACCCTGCAGCGCCGGACGTGGCGGCACCGGGTTGGCCGAGGCGGCGTAGTAGGACTGGGGGTAGGGGGTGTTGGCCATGCTCGAGGAACCTCGTGTTTTATATTTTTAACGAATGTACCGATGCTATCAATAATAATAAACACCCGCTAGTCGTCCGGTGAAAATCCTTTACGAGCACCTGTCGCCTGGCCTTTCTATAAATATTTTAAGATTCAGTGAGTTAGCGTGAAAAAAACGGTTGACAGCGGTTTTGGATCGCGTAGAATGCGCCCCACACGACAGGCACATAGCTCAGTTGGTTAGAGCACCACCTTGACATGGTGGGGGTCGTTGGTTCGAGTCCAATTGTGCCTACCAAATCAGAAGAGGGCGATCCGAAAGGATCGCCCTTTTTGCTTTCCGCGATCCCGTTGCCGCGGACACACGCTGCAACCTTCCACCTTCGCCGCCTATCCCCGGCAACCCCCTCCCGCCATGCTAGAATCCGCCCCTTCGAATCTGGAGGTACAGGCGTGCGCAAACTGGCGGTGGTAATGGCGATGTTGGCCCTGGCAGGCTGTAACAACGAAGTCGAGGGTGTGCACAAGCAGGTGGCCGAACACCTGCACAACCCCAAGACGGCCAAGTTCGCCAACGTGCGTTTCGACACGCAGGGCTCGATCTGTGGCCAGGTGCGTGGCAAGGACGATGCCGGGCAATACGAGCCCTACCGCAGCTACG
This genomic stretch from Pseudomonas entomophila harbors:
- a CDS encoding peptidase C39 family protein is translated as MICAQGRASPAWHRNKRVPMLQHSPKSRIRGPRRLLAACLVAATLSGCASAPPASLNSLPQRVEISSVPFYRGNANHSGSMALAAVLSQKGAPITPGLLDKSLGLPKDADRLDTGIPRVAREYGMVVYPLDKRIDALLAQVAAGYPVLVRYQEGSAWWSEARYAVLIGYDRYKQRVLLRSGMHRRQLLSFADFESAWAKEGSWAVLVQSPRQVPAQVDRQRWLQAADELARAGQEIAAKQAVNSLGH
- a CDS encoding FecR domain-containing protein, producing MTTLDPIGEAAIDWMVELNARAPDAALLARFEHWLRQAPAHQHAWDLLQQRLGRSCAALRALEHNAPGHAAEARRLLLQPNHSRREVLRGLAGLGLLGGAAWSGWRSDAAQGWLADLHTASGERRGFTLADGSRLELNSASAVDLRFDDGQRLLVLRRGELLIQVAPDPRRPLRVRTAQGQVQALGTRFLVSQEANATRVVVLQHSVRASLADGHWQDVHEGQAALLRGSGIEPLADEQRQRAAWLDGRLEVLDEPLHAVIDALRPYQRGYLRLAPAVGDLRVQGVFPLDQPRQALIALAETLPISLTHYGPWLTLIGAKDAP
- a CDS encoding TetR/AcrR family transcriptional regulator, with translation MSSDEQPTARRRLSREERRRQLLDVAWRLVREEGTDALSLGRLAEQAGVTKPVVYDHFETRTGLLVALYQEYDARQTAMLDSALAGSTADLPGRAWVIAEAYVDCVMSQGREIPGVSAALAGSPELEALKRVYEGPFLAKCREALQPFSAAGRIGQAGMRALVGAAEALSQGAAAGELEAREAKEELQATIVAMVGRH
- a CDS encoding sigma-70 family RNA polymerase sigma factor, encoding MDSTSTRKLGFFFSDHHRWLLQHIQKRLRNRADAEDTAAEAFCQMLGARVDPESIQQPRAYLSTIARRLIFDRHRRRQLEQAYLERLALLPEQVAPSAEEQLLLIEALVTIDQVLDGLPTIVKTAFLYSQLDGLSYVEIAARLKISERTVSRYMKQALRQCYLSEAQP
- a CDS encoding TerC family protein, whose translation is MEYLLELAASPTAWVALATLVAMEVVLGIDNLIFISILTNKLPEQYRSKARRIGISMALVMRLALLSTVAWIVQLTEPVVEVFGHTFSWKDMILIAGGLFLLWKATKEIHESVDPHGAKEESKVGSTVTIGFTAAIFQILLLDIVFSIDSIITAVGMTEHLPIMIIAVISAVIVMLVAADPLAKFINDNPTVVMLALGFLIMIGMTLIAEGFGAHVPKGYVYAAMAFSTAIEILNIMARRARLKREAAEG
- a CDS encoding NAD(P)H-dependent oxidoreductase, whose translation is MHALIVIGHHDPDSLTHAIAEQVAAGLRAAGHTSEFADLAREGFDPRFGLADHAVHRLQAAPPADVLAEQARIDRADTLVLVYPVYWWSLPALLKGWVERVFSHGWAFAYTAEGKINKLLKGRTAHLVGVAGADAGTFDRHGYGGAMRVQIEHGIFDYCGAKVLSSTLFTDSEIEPGSSFLAPAHALGQTLFEDREAAA
- the nhaR gene encoding transcriptional activator NhaR; its protein translation is MLNYRQLHYFWAVAKTGSIARASEQLNLTPQTISGQISLFEQTWNLELFQRVGRQLELTETGRQALVYAEQMFQIGGELEAMLRAGPQEQILFRVGVADVVPKSIVYRLLAPTMELDEVLRINCREDKLERLLADLAIQRLDLVISDSPMPSHLDIKGYSQKLGECGLSFFATHALAELLDKPFPACLDDAPLLIPGQETVVRSRLLRWLAEQQVQPRIVGEFDDSALMQAFGQSGSGIFVAPSVIAEEVCRQYGVRLIGQTEAVNESFYAISVERKVKHPGIIAITEGARRELFNW
- a CDS encoding NAD(P)/FAD-dependent oxidoreductase, with translation MANTPYPQSYYAASANPVPPRPALQGEVETDVCIIGAGYTGLSSALFLLENGFKVSIVEAAKVGFGASGRNGGQIVNSYSRDIDVIERTVGPKQAQLLGQMAFEGGRIIRERVAKYNIQCDLKDGGVFAALTSKQMGHLESQKRLWERFGHTQLELMDQKRIREVVACDSYVGGMLDMSGGHIHPLNLALGEAAAVESLGGIIYEQTPAVRIERGANPVVHTPQGKVRAKFIIVAGNAYLGNLVPELAAKSMPCGTQVITTEPLGEELARTLLPQDYCVEDCNYLLDYYRLTSDKRLIFGGGVVYGARDPANIEAIIRPKMLKAFPQLKDVKIDYAWTGNFLLTLSRLPQVGRIGDNIYYSQGCSGHGVTYTHLAGKVLAEALRGQAERFDAFAGLPHYPFPGGQMLRVPFSAIGAWYYSLRDRLGF